In the genome of Molothrus ater isolate BHLD 08-10-18 breed brown headed cowbird unplaced genomic scaffold, BPBGC_Mater_1.1 matUn_MA720, whole genome shotgun sequence, one region contains:
- the LOC118701119 gene encoding autophagy-related protein 2 homolog A-like, which translates to MPRWARGWPEALKARAARYALQLWLGPFLEEPLRLEQLGLDLRGGTGSLRELRLRAAVSGDITGGITGITGTGAVDELLAGAGVPLELREGGLGAVTVTVPWAQLGSEPVRLRLQRLRLVLRPRESHRGTRARRGPQGRGRPPRGGSQQGRDPPQEPPPLEGLEALAVTIDTVLRRLQVLLEDTKLRLELPPRPGGGPGGALELHLPRVEYEDSGGGGGPPAVLHKGLRLCDLRLLWQELPPAWAQVPVSPPVLAALLPGPSELSLRLKQNENVPGPGVELEGKVGALHLLLPPPLLGILRGLLGALDPPGPPPCGRSRPLGPQDLALIERELSRGLRGGRDPPSPPGGDPDSELFYSMTGSLGGGDSAAPPEETPTGSPSPSPAGSPRNRRPSPHSCAPPGRGPPFRGSLRLQVTLGTVTALLPELGGAPSPAHQRLWAELCHGHAQPAWDHALPFPHLRSCVSPPPRMPAPPPPSPCSASAGAPPAPPPPGPRPCPRAPPPRWSWGCS; encoded by the exons ATGCCGCGCTGGGCGCGGGGCTGGCCCGAGGCGCTGAAGGCCCGCGCCGCCCGGTACGCGCTGCAGCTCTGGCTCGGGCCCTTCCTGGAGGAGCCGCTGCGGCTCGAGCAGCTCGGGCTGGACCTGCGGGGAGGCACCGGGAGCCTGCGGGAGCTGCGGCTGCGGGCGGCGGTCAGCGGGGACATAACGGGAGGGATAACGGGGATAACGGGGACAGGG GCCGTGgatgagctgctggcaggggcgGGGGTGCCGCTGGAGCTGCGCGAGGGCGGCCTCGGGGCCGTGACGGTGACGGTgccctgggcccagctgggctccGAGCCGGTGCGGCTGCGGCTGCAGCGCCTGCGCCTCGTGCTGCGGCCCCGTGAGTCACACCGGGGCACCCGG gccCGCCGGGGTCCCCAGGGCCGGGGTCGCCCCCCCCGGGGGGGGTCACAGCAGGGCCGGGACCCCCCCCAAGAACCCCCCCcgctggaggggctggaggcgCTGGCAGTGACCATTGACACAg TGCTGCGGcggctgcaggtgctgctggaggacacCAAGCTGCGCCTGGAGCTGCCCCCGCGGCCCGGGGGGGGCCCAGGGGgggccctggagctgcacctgcccag ggtggAGTACGAGGACTctgggggcggcgggggcccCCCGGCCGTGCTGCACAAGGGGCTGCGGCTCTGCGACctgaggctgctgtggcaggagctgcccccagcctgggcacag gtgcccgtgtcccctcccGTCCTGGCCGCTCTCCTGCCGGGCCCCTCGGAGCTGAGCCTGCGCCTGAAGCAGAACGAGAACGTGCCAGGCCCGGGG GTGGAGCTGGAGGGGAAGGTGGGGGccctgcacctgctgctgcccccgCCCCTGCTGGGGATCCTgcgggggctgctgggggccCTCGACCCCCCCG GGCCCCCCCCCTGCGGTCGCAGCCGCCCCCTGGGCCCCCAGGACCTGGCGCTGATCGAGCGGGAGCTGAGCCGGGGCCTGCGGGGGGGGCGCgaccccccgagcccccccggGGGGGACCCCGACAGCG AGCTGTTCTACTCCATGACGGGGTccctgggggggggggacagCGCTGCCCCCCCCGAGGAGACCCCCACGGGCAgcccctcccccagccctgcc ggcagcccccgGAATCGCCGCCCCTCCCCCCACAGCTGTGCCCCCCCAG GCCGGGGTCCCCCTTTCCGGGGGTCTCTGCGGCTGCAGGTGACCCTGGGCACCGTCACCGCCCTCCTGCCCGAGCTGGGGGgggcccccagccccgcccACCAGCGCCTGTGGGCGGAGCTCTGCCATGGCCACgcccagcctgcctgggacCACGCCCTGCCCTTCCCCCACCTCAG
- the GPHA2 gene encoding glycoprotein hormone alpha-2 produces MAARSLFLILLLLILPLPPPAATETPGPGCRLRRVPLPLPRGAGRCRQGGAAWLGACAGYCESRAGPAPLALLEAGGRSLLAQARCCTMEHVTRVQLTLRCPGGSRRLRTVSAASCRCDLCRGGRY; encoded by the exons ATGGCCGCCCGGagcctcttcctcatcctcctcctcctcatcctcccgcTGCCGCCCCCGGCCGCGACCGAGacccccgggccgggctgccGCCTCCGCC GGGTCCCGCTGCCCCTCCCGCGGGGGGCGGGGCGCTGCCGCCAGGGGGGCGCGGCCTGGCTGGGCGCATGCGCGGGGTACTGCGAGTCGCGCGCTGGCCCCGCCCCCCTCGCGCTGCTGGAGGCCGGAGGGCGGAGCCTGCTGGCGCAGGCGCGGTGCTGCACCATGGAGCACGTGACACGG GTACAGCTCACCTTGCGCTGCCCGGGCGGGTCCCGGCGGCTCCGGACCGTCTCGGCCGCGTCCTGCAGGTGCGACCTGTGCCGGGGGGGCCGCTACTGA